In one window of Ovis aries strain OAR_USU_Benz2616 breed Rambouillet chromosome 3, ARS-UI_Ramb_v3.0, whole genome shotgun sequence DNA:
- the ODF2 gene encoding outer dense fiber protein 2 isoform X11, whose amino-acid sequence MSASSSGGSPRFPSCGKNGVTSLTQKKVLRTPCGAPSVTVTKSHKRGMKGDTVNVRRSVRVKTKVPWMPPGKSSARHVGCNWENPPHCLEITPPSSEKLVSVMRLSDLSTEDDDSGHCKMNRYDKKIDSLMNAVGCLKSEVKMQKGERQMAKRFLEERKEELEEVAQELAETEHENTVLRHNIERIKEEKDYTMLQKKHLQQEKECLMSKLVEAEMDGAAAAKQVMALKDTIGKLKSEKQMTCSDINTLTRQKELLLQKLSTFEETNRTLRDLLREQHCKEDSERLMEQQGTLLKRLAEADSEKARLLLLLQDKDKEVEELLQEIQCEKAQAKTASELSKSMETMRGHLQAQLRCKEAENSRLCMQIKNLERSGNQHKAEVEAIMEQLKELKQKGERDKESLKKAIRAQKERAEKSEEYAEQLHVQLADKDLYVAEALSTLESWRSRYNQVVKDKGDLELEIIVLNDRVTDLVNQQQTLEEKMREDRDSLVERLHRQTAEYSAFKLENERLKASFAPMEDKLNQAHIEVQQLKASVKNYEGMIDNYKSQVMKTRLEADEVAAQLERCDKENKILKDEMNKEIEAARRQFQSQLADLQQLPDILKITEAKLAECQDQLQGYERKNIDLTAIISDLRSRIEHQGDKLEMAREKHQASQKENKQLSLKVDELERKLEATSAQNIEFLQVIAKREEAIHQSQLRLEEKTRECGTLARQLESAIEDARRQVEQTKEHAASKERAAQNKILDLETQLSRTKTELSQLRRSRDDADRRYQSRLQDLKDRLEQSESTNRSMQNYVQFLKSSYANVFGDGPYAPYLTSSPIRSRSPPT is encoded by the exons AAATCTCATAAGCGCGGAATGAAAGGGGACACCGTGAATGTGCGGCGGAGTGTCCGGGTGAAAACCAAGGTACCTTGGATGCCCCCTGGAAAATCATCCGCCCGGCATGTGGGATGCAATTGGGAG AATCCACCTCACTGCCTGGAGATCACGCCACCATCTTCAGAAAAGCTGGTCTCCGTGATGCGGTTAAGTGACCTCTCTACAGAAGATGACGACTCCGGTCACTGTAAAATGAACCGTTATGATAAGAAGATTGACAGTTTAATGAACGCGGTTGGTTGTCTCAAGTCTGAG GTCAAGATGCAGAAGGGAGAGCGCCAGATGGCCAAAAGGTTCCTGGAGGAGCggaaggaggagctggaggaggtggCCCAAGAGCTGGCCGAGACGGAGCACGAGAACACGGTGCTGCGGCACAACATCGAGCGCATCAAGGAGGAGAAGGACTACACCAT GCTGCAGAAAAAACACCTCCAGCAGGAGAAGGAGTGCCTCATGTCCAAGCTGGTGGAGGCTGAAATGGACGGGGCTGCTGCTGCCAAACAAGTCATGGCCCTGAAGGACACCATCGGGAAACTGAAATCG GAGAAACAGATGACCTGCTCGGACATCAACACCCTAACGAGGCAGAAGGAACTTCTCCTGCAGAAGCTGAGCACATTTGAAGAGACCAACCGCACTCTCCGAGACCTGCTGAGGGAACAACACTGCAAAGAG GATTCCGAAAGACTGATGGAGCAACAAGGGACACTATTGAAACGGCTGGCGGAGGCGGACTCTGAGAAAGCG CGCCTGCTATTACTGCTGCAAGACAAAGACAAGGAGGTGGAAGAGCTCCTCCAGGAAATACAATGTGAGAAG GCTCAAGCAAAGACAGCATCTGAGCTTTCCAAGTCCATGGAGACCATGCGGGGGCATTTGCAAGCACAGCTTCGGTGCAAAGAGGCGGAGAACAGTCGCCTGTGTATGCAGATCAAG AACCTGGAGCGCAGCGGGAACCAGCACAAGGCGGAAGTGGAGGCCATCATGGAGCAGCTGAAGGAACTGAAGCAGAAGGGAGAACGAGACAAAGAGTCCTTGAAGAAAGCCATCCGAGCCCAAAAAGAGAGAGCCGAGAAGAGCGAGGAGTATGCTGAGCAGCTGCACGTGCAACTTGCTGACAAG GATCTTTATGTCGCTGAAGCTTTATCCACTCTGGAGTCATGGAGGAGCCGCTATAACCAAGTTGTAAAAGACAAAGGAGACCTTGAGCTGGAAATTATTGTCCTGAACGA CCGGGTGACAGATCTCGTAAACCAACAACAGACCTTGGAGGAGAAGATGCGGGAAGATCGGGACAGCCTGGTGGAGAGACTGCACCGGCAGACCGCCGAGTATTCCGCATTCAAGCTAGAGAACGAGAGGCTAAAG GCTAGCTTCGCCCCAATGGAGGACAAGCTCAACCAGGCGCACATCGAGGTCCAGCAGCTGAAGGCATCGGTTAAGAACTACGAGGGAATGATTGACAACTATAAGAGTCAG GTGATGAAGACCAGACTGGAGGCTGATGAAGTGGCTGCCCAGCTGGAACGCTGTGACAAAGAGAACAAGATCCTTAAAGATGAGATGAACAAAGAGATTGAAGCG GCGCGGAGGCAGTTCCAGTCCCAGCTGGCTGACCTGCAGCAGCTGCCCGATATTCTAAAGATCACAGAGGCTAAGCTGGCTGAGTGCCAGGACCAGCTGCAGGGCTATGAGCGGAAGAACATTGACCTCACAGCCATCATATCAGACCTGCGCAGCCGG ATCGAACACCAGGGGGACAAGCTGGAGATGGCGAGAGAgaaacatcaggcttcccagaaggaaaataaacagcTGAGTCTGAAGGTGGATGAACTGGAGAG GAAACTGGAGGCGACCAGTGCCCAGAATATCGAGTTCCTACAGGTGATTGCCAAGAGGGAGGAGGCAATCCATCAGTCCCAGCTGCGACTGGAGGAGAAAACACGGGAATGTGGGACCCTGGCGAGGCAGTTGGAGAGCGCCATTGAAGAcgccaggaggcag GTGGAACAAACCAAGGAGCATGCAGCCTCCAAGGAGCGAGCAGCCCAGAATAAAATCCTGGACCTTGAGACCCAGCTGAGCAGGACCAAGACCGAGCTCAGCCAGCTGCGGCGGAGCCGGGACGAT GCTGATCGCCGCTACCAGAGCCGCCTACAGGACCTGAAAGACCGCCTGGAGCAGTCGGAGAGCACCAACCGCAGCATGCAGAACTACGTGCAGTTCCTCAAGTCGTCCTACGCCAACGTGTTTGGAGATGGCCCCTACGCCCCCTACCTGACCAGCTCTCCCATCCGCTCCCGGTCTCCTCCCACCTAA
- the ODF2 gene encoding outer dense fiber protein 2 isoform X1: MGELPTGCRKRRRKRGGVAAGAGLHPPRRLHGTALASDFNDFIRRRFWAQPCRSWFPSCGKNGVTSLTQKKVLRTPCGAPSVTVTKRTMKDRSSTPPLHVHVDENTPVHVHIKKLSKTSATNSQKSHKRGMKGDTVNVRRSVRVKTKVPWMPPGKSSARHVGCNWENPPHCLEITPPSSEKLVSVMRLSDLSTEDDDSGHCKMNRYDKKIDSLMNAVGCLKSEVKMQKGERQMAKRFLEERKEELEEVAQELAETEHENTVLRHNIERIKEEKDYTMLQKKHLQQEKECLMSKLVEAEMDGAAAAKQVMALKDTIGKLKSEKQMTCSDINTLTRQKELLLQKLSTFEETNRTLRDLLREQHCKEDSERLMEQQGTLLKRLAEADSEKARLLLLLQDKDKEVEELLQEIQCEKAQAKTASELSKSMETMRGHLQAQLRCKEAENSRLCMQIKNLERSGNQHKAEVEAIMEQLKELKQKGERDKESLKKAIRAQKERAEKSEEYAEQLHVQLADKDLYVAEALSTLESWRSRYNQVVKDKGDLELEIIVLNDRVTDLVNQQQTLEEKMREDRDSLVERLHRQTAEYSAFKLENERLKASFAPMEDKLNQAHIEVQQLKASVKNYEGMIDNYKSQVMKTRLEADEVAAQLERCDKENKILKDEMNKEIEAARRQFQSQLADLQQLPDILKITEAKLAECQDQLQGYERKNIDLTAIISDLRSRIEHQGDKLEMAREKHQASQKENKQLSLKVDELERKLEATSAQNIEFLQVIAKREEAIHQSQLRLEEKTRECGTLARQLESAIEDARRQVEQTKEHAASKERAAQNKILDLETQLSRTKTELSQLRRSRDDADRRYQSRLQDLKDRLEQSESTNRSMQNYVQFLKSSYANVFGDGPYAPYLTSSPIRSRSPPT; this comes from the exons AAGCGAACCATGAAGGACCGCTCTTCAACTCCCCCCTTACATGTTCACGTGGATGAGAACACCCCTGTCCACGTCCACATAAAAAAACTCTCCAAAACGTCAGCGACCAACAGCCAG AAATCTCATAAGCGCGGAATGAAAGGGGACACCGTGAATGTGCGGCGGAGTGTCCGGGTGAAAACCAAGGTACCTTGGATGCCCCCTGGAAAATCATCCGCCCGGCATGTGGGATGCAATTGGGAG AATCCACCTCACTGCCTGGAGATCACGCCACCATCTTCAGAAAAGCTGGTCTCCGTGATGCGGTTAAGTGACCTCTCTACAGAAGATGACGACTCCGGTCACTGTAAAATGAACCGTTATGATAAGAAGATTGACAGTTTAATGAACGCGGTTGGTTGTCTCAAGTCTGAG GTCAAGATGCAGAAGGGAGAGCGCCAGATGGCCAAAAGGTTCCTGGAGGAGCggaaggaggagctggaggaggtggCCCAAGAGCTGGCCGAGACGGAGCACGAGAACACGGTGCTGCGGCACAACATCGAGCGCATCAAGGAGGAGAAGGACTACACCAT GCTGCAGAAAAAACACCTCCAGCAGGAGAAGGAGTGCCTCATGTCCAAGCTGGTGGAGGCTGAAATGGACGGGGCTGCTGCTGCCAAACAAGTCATGGCCCTGAAGGACACCATCGGGAAACTGAAATCG GAGAAACAGATGACCTGCTCGGACATCAACACCCTAACGAGGCAGAAGGAACTTCTCCTGCAGAAGCTGAGCACATTTGAAGAGACCAACCGCACTCTCCGAGACCTGCTGAGGGAACAACACTGCAAAGAG GATTCCGAAAGACTGATGGAGCAACAAGGGACACTATTGAAACGGCTGGCGGAGGCGGACTCTGAGAAAGCG CGCCTGCTATTACTGCTGCAAGACAAAGACAAGGAGGTGGAAGAGCTCCTCCAGGAAATACAATGTGAGAAG GCTCAAGCAAAGACAGCATCTGAGCTTTCCAAGTCCATGGAGACCATGCGGGGGCATTTGCAAGCACAGCTTCGGTGCAAAGAGGCGGAGAACAGTCGCCTGTGTATGCAGATCAAG AACCTGGAGCGCAGCGGGAACCAGCACAAGGCGGAAGTGGAGGCCATCATGGAGCAGCTGAAGGAACTGAAGCAGAAGGGAGAACGAGACAAAGAGTCCTTGAAGAAAGCCATCCGAGCCCAAAAAGAGAGAGCCGAGAAGAGCGAGGAGTATGCTGAGCAGCTGCACGTGCAACTTGCTGACAAG GATCTTTATGTCGCTGAAGCTTTATCCACTCTGGAGTCATGGAGGAGCCGCTATAACCAAGTTGTAAAAGACAAAGGAGACCTTGAGCTGGAAATTATTGTCCTGAACGA CCGGGTGACAGATCTCGTAAACCAACAACAGACCTTGGAGGAGAAGATGCGGGAAGATCGGGACAGCCTGGTGGAGAGACTGCACCGGCAGACCGCCGAGTATTCCGCATTCAAGCTAGAGAACGAGAGGCTAAAG GCTAGCTTCGCCCCAATGGAGGACAAGCTCAACCAGGCGCACATCGAGGTCCAGCAGCTGAAGGCATCGGTTAAGAACTACGAGGGAATGATTGACAACTATAAGAGTCAG GTGATGAAGACCAGACTGGAGGCTGATGAAGTGGCTGCCCAGCTGGAACGCTGTGACAAAGAGAACAAGATCCTTAAAGATGAGATGAACAAAGAGATTGAAGCG GCGCGGAGGCAGTTCCAGTCCCAGCTGGCTGACCTGCAGCAGCTGCCCGATATTCTAAAGATCACAGAGGCTAAGCTGGCTGAGTGCCAGGACCAGCTGCAGGGCTATGAGCGGAAGAACATTGACCTCACAGCCATCATATCAGACCTGCGCAGCCGG ATCGAACACCAGGGGGACAAGCTGGAGATGGCGAGAGAgaaacatcaggcttcccagaaggaaaataaacagcTGAGTCTGAAGGTGGATGAACTGGAGAG GAAACTGGAGGCGACCAGTGCCCAGAATATCGAGTTCCTACAGGTGATTGCCAAGAGGGAGGAGGCAATCCATCAGTCCCAGCTGCGACTGGAGGAGAAAACACGGGAATGTGGGACCCTGGCGAGGCAGTTGGAGAGCGCCATTGAAGAcgccaggaggcag GTGGAACAAACCAAGGAGCATGCAGCCTCCAAGGAGCGAGCAGCCCAGAATAAAATCCTGGACCTTGAGACCCAGCTGAGCAGGACCAAGACCGAGCTCAGCCAGCTGCGGCGGAGCCGGGACGAT GCTGATCGCCGCTACCAGAGCCGCCTACAGGACCTGAAAGACCGCCTGGAGCAGTCGGAGAGCACCAACCGCAGCATGCAGAACTACGTGCAGTTCCTCAAGTCGTCCTACGCCAACGTGTTTGGAGATGGCCCCTACGCCCCCTACCTGACCAGCTCTCCCATCCGCTCCCGGTCTCCTCCCACCTAA
- the ODF2 gene encoding outer dense fiber protein 2 isoform X9, which yields MGELPTGCRKRRRKRGGVAAGAGLHPPRRLHGTALASDFNDFIRRRFWAQPCRSWFPSCGKNGVTSLTQKKVLRTPCGAPSVTVTKSHKRGMKGDTVNVRRSVRVKTKNPPHCLEITPPSSEKLVSVMRLSDLSTEDDDSGHCKMNRYDKKIDSLMNAVGCLKSEVKMQKGERQMAKRFLEERKEELEEVAQELAETEHENTVLRHNIERIKEEKDYTMLQKKHLQQEKECLMSKLVEAEMDGAAAAKQVMALKDTIGKLKSMTCSDINTLTRQKELLLQKLSTFEETNRTLRDLLREQHCKEDSERLMEQQGTLLKRLAEADSEKARLLLLLQDKDKEVEELLQEIQCEKAQAKTASELSKSMETMRGHLQAQLRCKEAENSRLCMQIKNLERSGNQHKAEVEAIMEQLKELKQKGERDKESLKKAIRAQKERAEKSEEYAEQLHVQLADKDLYVAEALSTLESWRSRYNQVVKDKGDLELEIIVLNDRVTDLVNQQQTLEEKMREDRDSLVERLHRQTAEYSAFKLENERLKASFAPMEDKLNQAHIEVQQLKASVKNYEGMIDNYKSQVMKTRLEADEVAAQLERCDKENKILKDEMNKEIEAARRQFQSQLADLQQLPDILKITEAKLAECQDQLQGYERKNIDLTAIISDLRSRIEHQGDKLEMAREKHQASQKENKQLSLKVDELERKLEATSAQNIEFLQVIAKREEAIHQSQLRLEEKTRECGTLARQLESAIEDARRQVEQTKEHAASKERAAQNKILDLETQLSRTKTELSQLRRSRDDADRRYQSRLQDLKDRLEQSESTNRSMQNYVQFLKSSYANVFGDGPYAPYLTSSPIRSRSPPT from the exons AAATCTCATAAGCGCGGAATGAAAGGGGACACCGTGAATGTGCGGCGGAGTGTCCGGGTGAAAACCAAG AATCCACCTCACTGCCTGGAGATCACGCCACCATCTTCAGAAAAGCTGGTCTCCGTGATGCGGTTAAGTGACCTCTCTACAGAAGATGACGACTCCGGTCACTGTAAAATGAACCGTTATGATAAGAAGATTGACAGTTTAATGAACGCGGTTGGTTGTCTCAAGTCTGAG GTCAAGATGCAGAAGGGAGAGCGCCAGATGGCCAAAAGGTTCCTGGAGGAGCggaaggaggagctggaggaggtggCCCAAGAGCTGGCCGAGACGGAGCACGAGAACACGGTGCTGCGGCACAACATCGAGCGCATCAAGGAGGAGAAGGACTACACCAT GCTGCAGAAAAAACACCTCCAGCAGGAGAAGGAGTGCCTCATGTCCAAGCTGGTGGAGGCTGAAATGGACGGGGCTGCTGCTGCCAAACAAGTCATGGCCCTGAAGGACACCATCGGGAAACTGAAATCG ATGACCTGCTCGGACATCAACACCCTAACGAGGCAGAAGGAACTTCTCCTGCAGAAGCTGAGCACATTTGAAGAGACCAACCGCACTCTCCGAGACCTGCTGAGGGAACAACACTGCAAAGAG GATTCCGAAAGACTGATGGAGCAACAAGGGACACTATTGAAACGGCTGGCGGAGGCGGACTCTGAGAAAGCG CGCCTGCTATTACTGCTGCAAGACAAAGACAAGGAGGTGGAAGAGCTCCTCCAGGAAATACAATGTGAGAAG GCTCAAGCAAAGACAGCATCTGAGCTTTCCAAGTCCATGGAGACCATGCGGGGGCATTTGCAAGCACAGCTTCGGTGCAAAGAGGCGGAGAACAGTCGCCTGTGTATGCAGATCAAG AACCTGGAGCGCAGCGGGAACCAGCACAAGGCGGAAGTGGAGGCCATCATGGAGCAGCTGAAGGAACTGAAGCAGAAGGGAGAACGAGACAAAGAGTCCTTGAAGAAAGCCATCCGAGCCCAAAAAGAGAGAGCCGAGAAGAGCGAGGAGTATGCTGAGCAGCTGCACGTGCAACTTGCTGACAAG GATCTTTATGTCGCTGAAGCTTTATCCACTCTGGAGTCATGGAGGAGCCGCTATAACCAAGTTGTAAAAGACAAAGGAGACCTTGAGCTGGAAATTATTGTCCTGAACGA CCGGGTGACAGATCTCGTAAACCAACAACAGACCTTGGAGGAGAAGATGCGGGAAGATCGGGACAGCCTGGTGGAGAGACTGCACCGGCAGACCGCCGAGTATTCCGCATTCAAGCTAGAGAACGAGAGGCTAAAG GCTAGCTTCGCCCCAATGGAGGACAAGCTCAACCAGGCGCACATCGAGGTCCAGCAGCTGAAGGCATCGGTTAAGAACTACGAGGGAATGATTGACAACTATAAGAGTCAG GTGATGAAGACCAGACTGGAGGCTGATGAAGTGGCTGCCCAGCTGGAACGCTGTGACAAAGAGAACAAGATCCTTAAAGATGAGATGAACAAAGAGATTGAAGCG GCGCGGAGGCAGTTCCAGTCCCAGCTGGCTGACCTGCAGCAGCTGCCCGATATTCTAAAGATCACAGAGGCTAAGCTGGCTGAGTGCCAGGACCAGCTGCAGGGCTATGAGCGGAAGAACATTGACCTCACAGCCATCATATCAGACCTGCGCAGCCGG ATCGAACACCAGGGGGACAAGCTGGAGATGGCGAGAGAgaaacatcaggcttcccagaaggaaaataaacagcTGAGTCTGAAGGTGGATGAACTGGAGAG GAAACTGGAGGCGACCAGTGCCCAGAATATCGAGTTCCTACAGGTGATTGCCAAGAGGGAGGAGGCAATCCATCAGTCCCAGCTGCGACTGGAGGAGAAAACACGGGAATGTGGGACCCTGGCGAGGCAGTTGGAGAGCGCCATTGAAGAcgccaggaggcag GTGGAACAAACCAAGGAGCATGCAGCCTCCAAGGAGCGAGCAGCCCAGAATAAAATCCTGGACCTTGAGACCCAGCTGAGCAGGACCAAGACCGAGCTCAGCCAGCTGCGGCGGAGCCGGGACGAT GCTGATCGCCGCTACCAGAGCCGCCTACAGGACCTGAAAGACCGCCTGGAGCAGTCGGAGAGCACCAACCGCAGCATGCAGAACTACGTGCAGTTCCTCAAGTCGTCCTACGCCAACGTGTTTGGAGATGGCCCCTACGCCCCCTACCTGACCAGCTCTCCCATCCGCTCCCGGTCTCCTCCCACCTAA